A single genomic interval of Mustelus asterias chromosome 25, sMusAst1.hap1.1, whole genome shotgun sequence harbors:
- the mlnl gene encoding motilin-like → MASWSKMTSKNVMISMMVICIVAMLAEETEGFLSFLSPSDYQKKIVRKTLKSFKYLTDCVQNDRIRKGNEVPVHLQQRFEERSLSEVLGMEDMKEVIKVCVPLEIGIKMNAKQSQKYGELLSEFLKNMLSEGTNGKVLLSP, encoded by the exons atggcaagctg GTCAAAGATGACTTCTAAGAATGTAATGATAAGCATGATGGTCATTTGCATTGTGGCAATGCTGGCTGAAGAGACTGAGGGGTTCCTGAGTTTTCTGAGCCCAAGTGATTACCAAAAGAAGATTGTACGTAAAACACTGAAATCATTTAAATACTTGACTGATTGTGTT CAAAATGACAGAATCAGGAAGGGGAATGAAGTGCCAGTGCACCTCCAACAGAGATTTGAGGAACGTAGCTTATCAGAAGTGTTGGGTATGGAAGACATGAAAGAAGTAATAAAG GTTTGTGTTCCTCTGGAAATTGGAATCAAGATGAATGCCAAACAATCTCAGAAGTACGGAGAACTCTTGAGTGAGTTCCTGAAGAACATGTTATCAGAAGGCACAAATGGTAAGGTTCTACTCAGTCCTTGA